The window TTGGAGATTTACTGATAGCGCCGGTGCAGCCTTGGGACGCTTTAATTTGCACATCTGTTGCGGTTAAAACGGCGGTTGAGCGCCTTTTAGAAACCTGGGCTGAGTATTTAGCCCAACGCACCGGCAGCAAGCCTGTGACTGAGATTCAACTGCCGATTATTCCCCTAGGTGTTGATTGTGATGCGTTTCCCCAAAGCAGTGAGGCGCAAGAGATTCGCAGCCGGATGCGTCAAGAACTGGGCATCGCTCCCGATGATATTGTGGTTCTGTTTGTGGGGCGCTTAATTTTTTATGCAAAAGCGCATCCAGTGCCGATGTATTTGGCTTTGGAGCGGGCCGTTCAAGCAACCGGCGCGAAAGTTCATCTAATCCAGGCCGGCTGGTTTGAAGATGCGAGGGAAGAGGCTGACGGCAAAAACAGTCCTCAGCGATTTTGTCCTTCCGTGAATGCAATTTTTCTAGACGGACGTGAGCCGGCAATTCGTTCGGGCATTTGGTCTGTTGCTGATATTTTTATATCCCTTGCCGATAATATTCAAGAAACATTTGGTTTGACGCCAATTGAAGCCATGTCTCAAGGATTGCCAGTGATTGTTTCTGATTGGGATGGCTATCAAGAATCGGTGCGTCATGAAATTGATGGATTTAGAATTCCCACAATTATGCCGGCAGCGGCAGATGGCATCGATTTCGCATCTAGTTATCTGAATGACAATTTAAATTACAGTTCTTACATCGGTCATGCTGCGATGGTAACGGCTGTTGATATTGAGGCTTGCACTCGCGCATTAATTACTTTAATTGAGGATAGGGAACTAAGACAGCGCATGGGAGAAAATGGGAAAACCAGGGCAAGGGAGGTTTACGATTGGAAAGTGATCATCCCTGCGTATGAGCAGTTATGGCAAGAACTCGCTGAGATTCGCACTCAAAAGCCGGTGTCTTTTCCGACGCCTGCCGGTGCTCCACCTTATCCCCTGTGTGACGATCCTTTCCGGTGGTTAAGTCATTATTCAACGGCCCATCTGGACAGCAAAATAATTCTCGGTTTGGGTTCAATGGCCACGCCGGCACATCTAGAGGGACTGCGAAAAACCTGGAACACTAATTTTGGTGCGCCGAGAAGAACGTCGGCGGCCACTGTCGATTCAATTTTAGCTACCATTAAACAAGAGGGTTCTCTTTCTGTGGGAGACATCCTCAGCCGGTTTGCCCATCAAAATCCCGCACAAGCACAACATCTATCTCGCACTTTGGTTTATCTTTTAAAATTTGATGTCCTGCGCCTTCAATAATTTCATCTTCCGTAGGGGCACAATTCGCAGCGTGCCCCGACAAGAGGGAATTCCACCTAACAAGTAACAACAATTATGATAGGAAAATCTGACTTATTAGAAATAATTGCCGGCAAAAATCGCGGACTGCTGGCAACAGAAACAGATAAACTGGCCATTCTCGCGGCAGTCGCGCAACTGGAAGACCGTAACCCCACTCCCAGACCTGTAGAAGCTGCCGAACTGCTAGATGGAAATTGGCGCTTGCTTTACACCACCAGTCGGGGACTTTTAGGGATTGATCAGTTCCCTTTGCTCAAACTCGGCCAAATCTATCAGTGCATCCGCGTCAAAGACGCAAAAGTTTATAACATTGCCGAAGTTTATGGTGTGCCTTACTTAGAAGGTATTGTTAGCGTTGGCGCTACCTTTGAGCCGGTTTCTGAACGTAGAGTTCAAGTGAAATTCAATCGCTCAATTATCGGGATACAGCGCTTCATTAACTATCAATCACCTGAAGATTTAATCGAGCAAATTGAAGCCGGCAAAAAATTTATCGCCATTGATTTTCCCATTGAAAGCCGCGAACAGCAAGGTTGGTTAGATATTACCTATTTAGACGAGAACCTGCGGATCGGTCGCGGCAACGAAGGTAGTGTGTTTGTCCTGACAAAAGGGCGATAAATTCAAAATTCACCACTTCAAAACTGATATGCGCTTATCCCAAGGGCAACTAAATCTTTTAGAGACTTGCCCCCGCAAATTTCAAAACACCTATCTGGAACAATTAAGTTCACCGGCTTCCCCAGAACAGCAAGACCGGCAAGACTGGGGAAGCCGGTTTCACTTGCTGATGCAGCAGCGCGAATTGGGTTTACCCATAGAATCTTTGATAGAAGAAGACCCTCAATTAGAGCGCTGTCTGACGGCTTTTATTAATGCGGCACCAGAAATTTTAACTCCTGATCCTGCTAAAAAAAGCGGGATTTTCCGTCAAGCTGAGCATTGCCGCACGTTAAATTTTAAAGGATATTTACTCACCGTTATTTACGATTTATTAATAGCTGAAGCGAAAAATGCTCAAATCCTTGACTGGAAAACCTATCCCAGCCCGCAAAATAGAAGCCGGTTAGAAAAAAATTGGCAAACCCGATTGTATCTTTATGTTTTGGCAGAAACAAGCAACTATTTGCCCGAACAAATTTCTATGACTTATTGGTTTGTTCAGTCTCCTTTAGAAACGTCGGATCTGCCGTCTTTACAAAGCCTGAAATTTTCATATAATGACTCTTTGCACCAACAAACAAGAGCAGATTTAACGCACTTATTGAGCAATTTGGATCTTTGGCTGCAACAGTATCAAGAAACAGGAGAAGCGTTCCCTCAAGTGCCGGCAGCAAACGGTCACTGTACTTCCTGTAATTTTGGGGTTCGTTGTGAGCGCTCAAGAGAGACAGCAGAAGCAGCCGGTACTCTTAGCAACTTGCCAAATCTTGCTAATATTCAGGAAATTTCACTATAAAAAAAACCCTTTTCCCGTTTGAATTTGGCAAGGGTGAGTCATGAGTCTTTTAGAAGTTAGCATTGGAATTTTAAATTTACCCCTTTGGAAAGAGGCAGCTTTGGGCTAGATGAGATAAGATAAATCACCCACCTACTCTAGCTTAGAGCTTCGCGACAATGAAGCAAAGAATAAGCCAAAAAGGACAGATTTAACGCCTCTGGAAGTGCCGGCAACTGCCCATCAAAGCCGGTGTTGTGCCTTGACGATTTGTGATCAGAACATTTAAGAGAAAAAGGCAACAACAAGTGGTAATCTGACATCTTGCCGGTGATTAAAGACAAGAGAATAGTCGGCTAATACACTGGTAGAATAAAACCTGCATCGGAGTTACCTGGTGAACGATTTTTGGCACTTCCTGAACAACGGGTGGCACGGACTGAACTTACCTTCAGTGATGGCTTATCCGGCTCAAATTTTTCCCAAACCGATTACCGCTCCAGTGCCGGTTTTTTTGACCATCATGGCGATCATGCTAGTCGCGCCATTGTTGTTTGAGCGGATCAAATTACCGGGCATTGTCGGCCTAATTTTGGCTGGAGTCATTGTGGGGCCAAATGGTCTTGGCATCTTGGATCGTGACGTCACCATCGTCCTGTTAGGTACAGTTGGATTGCTGTTTTTAATGTTCATGGCCGGCTTAGAAACCAGCCTCGACGACCTCAAAACGAACGCCAATAAAGCGATTATTTTTGGGCTAGCCACCTTTATTATCCCAATGGTGTTGGGGACTGGGGCAATGTTGCTCTTGGGGTACGGCTACCTGGCGGCAATCTTGGTGGCATCGTGTTTTGCGACTCATACGCTTTTAGCACTACCCATCCTCACCAAGCTGGGAATTATGCGAACGCAGACGGTAACGGCAACGCTGGGTGGAACCTTAATTACCAACGTGCTGGGACTTTTGGTGCTGGCGGTTGTCGTCAAAGCGCATGGAGGAACCCTCACCTTAAGTTTTTGGTTATTTCTGATTCCGTCACTTGTCATCTATACCTTCGCGACTTTATGGGGAGTCCCAAAAATCGGGCGGTGGTTTTTCCGACGTTTTGGGCATGACGAAGGTGCAGAATTTACCTTCGTTTTAGCTACCTTATTTGTGGTATCTTATGCCGCAGAATTGATTCAAATTGAGCCAATTATTGGGGCGTTTTTAGCCGGCATTGCGATCACGCAACTGATTCCCCAGCTTAGTCCCTTGATGAACCGCATTCAGTTCATCGGCAATACTTTATTTGTGCCATTCTTTCTCATTTCAGTCGGGATGCTGATCGATCCGCTGATCTTGGTGAAAGAACCTCGCTCTTTGCTAGTCGCAGGCGTGATGATCGGTGCAGAAGTCCTCAGTAAATTTTTGGCGGCTTGGGGTCCAGGAAAGCTGTTTGGCTTTAGCTTTAACAGCACGATGGTGATATTTGGTCTGTCAGCCGCACAGGCAGCTTCTACCTTGGCAGCGATTACAGTTGCCTATGAAATCAAGCTGGTGGATCAATTAACAGTTAATGGCATTATTGCCATGATTTTGGTGACTTGTATTGCGTCTCCCTGGATTACAGAACGCTGGGGTAAAAAACTTCAGTCAGAGTTGGCAAGCGGACAGAAACCGGAGAGCAGCGCTGGGGAAGAGTTATTGAGTAATGCCGCAAGTATAGAGAACTTCACTTCACGGGTTTTGGTGCCGGTGGCTAACCCGAATACTGAAGATAACCTGCTGCAATTAGCAATGATACTCGCTAAATCTGCCCAAGGCACTTTGCTGCCGCTTCATGTCATATCCGATAAAGGAGGGCCAATTTCAGTTGCCGCTAAAACTCAACAAAATCAATTATTGGCTGTAGCAGAAACGGCGGCGCACGCAGCGGTAACGGCAGTTGAACCAATCGGTCGAATTGACGATTCTATCGATAAAGGAATTGTGCGTTCCTCAGAAGAACGCAATGCCAGCTTAATTATTTGCGGTTGGAAAGGCTACTCAAGTTATCAGGAAAACTTTTTTGGTAGCGTCATTGATAATGTGATGCGTCGCGCATCGGTGCCGGTGTTGATTTCCCGGTTTTCGCAACCCATTAAAAATACAACGCGCATTTTTTTAGCGATTGCCCAGATGGAAACATCTTCCTCAAAATTTCAGCAAACAGTCGGCATTGCTAAGATAATATCCGTGGAGCTTAAAGCTCCTCTGCAACTATTGTTGGTAGTCAACAAAAATGACAGTGGACTAATCGATTTAGAATCAGTTGGATTAGAGCAAACTACTCCGATTCAACTGGTGCGGGGAAAATTTGTGAGCAAAGTCTCAAGGATGTTACAAACGGATGATTTACTGATCTTAACTGCCGGCACCAATCCTCATGTTTTTGGGATGCCGGCTTTAGGGGTTCAACCAGAAGCGATCGCTCGCGCTCACCCAGAGGTTTCAGTCATTGTCGTTCACTTCCCCTAACAAGTGCTTACCGCTTATCCCGCTCGACAGCACCTTTAGCCTAGAGGAGCAACTTTCCTTCTTTTTTTAACAGGAGGCAGCCGGTTTGAACCCGGCATTTTTTATGGCAATTTTTAGTAATTTATCTAGCAAAGATGAGAGAAAGATTTCGCCGGCTTAAAACATGAATTAACTGCCGGCACAACCATTAGAGGTAATTTTTAGGGCGCTCACCGGCACGTCGGGCCGCACAGAGCAACCCCTTAACTGAGTACAATTTAAACAACGATATTGAGTCTAGCCCTGACATGGTACAGTATCAACCTGGAGTCTACCTCCCAAGCAGTGCTGAACTTCCTTGTTCCGATGACACGCCTGTGGATAACGAAGACCAAAATTTTGTCCCTAATTTCCTGTTGTTCTTGCTCGAATTTCTCTGGGCAGATCGTTTGGATTGGTTTTTTAGTGTGGATATGGGTATCTACCATACAACCGGCGTCAGCCCATTAGTGCCCATTGTTCCAGATGGGTTTCTCAGTTTAGGAGTGGAACGTCGCAAAGGAGGAAATTCAAGGTCGAGTTATGT of the Microcoleus sp. FACHB-68 genome contains:
- a CDS encoding glycosyltransferase family 4 protein translates to MSTSSAVFYIKDGFDTSGKQLLGRQAAGEGFLKGLVKYGTAERLYCYTGHRQDFSDFCQRIEPWAKRPRPVRWLPADNPTSLAEAGGIYKPDPSISDLVWMRRFTDERAYSICGVTHTIVSRPATKAIGDLLIAPVQPWDALICTSVAVKTAVERLLETWAEYLAQRTGSKPVTEIQLPIIPLGVDCDAFPQSSEAQEIRSRMRQELGIAPDDIVVLFVGRLIFYAKAHPVPMYLALERAVQATGAKVHLIQAGWFEDAREEADGKNSPQRFCPSVNAIFLDGREPAIRSGIWSVADIFISLADNIQETFGLTPIEAMSQGLPVIVSDWDGYQESVRHEIDGFRIPTIMPAAADGIDFASSYLNDNLNYSSYIGHAAMVTAVDIEACTRALITLIEDRELRQRMGENGKTRAREVYDWKVIIPAYEQLWQELAEIRTQKPVSFPTPAGAPPYPLCDDPFRWLSHYSTAHLDSKIILGLGSMATPAHLEGLRKTWNTNFGAPRRTSAATVDSILATIKQEGSLSVGDILSRFAHQNPAQAQHLSRTLVYLLKFDVLRLQ
- a CDS encoding PAP/fibrillin family protein; its protein translation is MIGKSDLLEIIAGKNRGLLATETDKLAILAAVAQLEDRNPTPRPVEAAELLDGNWRLLYTTSRGLLGIDQFPLLKLGQIYQCIRVKDAKVYNIAEVYGVPYLEGIVSVGATFEPVSERRVQVKFNRSIIGIQRFINYQSPEDLIEQIEAGKKFIAIDFPIESREQQGWLDITYLDENLRIGRGNEGSVFVLTKGR
- a CDS encoding PD-(D/E)XK nuclease family protein: MRLSQGQLNLLETCPRKFQNTYLEQLSSPASPEQQDRQDWGSRFHLLMQQRELGLPIESLIEEDPQLERCLTAFINAAPEILTPDPAKKSGIFRQAEHCRTLNFKGYLLTVIYDLLIAEAKNAQILDWKTYPSPQNRSRLEKNWQTRLYLYVLAETSNYLPEQISMTYWFVQSPLETSDLPSLQSLKFSYNDSLHQQTRADLTHLLSNLDLWLQQYQETGEAFPQVPAANGHCTSCNFGVRCERSRETAEAAGTLSNLPNLANIQEISL
- a CDS encoding cation:proton antiporter, which gives rise to MNDFWHFLNNGWHGLNLPSVMAYPAQIFPKPITAPVPVFLTIMAIMLVAPLLFERIKLPGIVGLILAGVIVGPNGLGILDRDVTIVLLGTVGLLFLMFMAGLETSLDDLKTNANKAIIFGLATFIIPMVLGTGAMLLLGYGYLAAILVASCFATHTLLALPILTKLGIMRTQTVTATLGGTLITNVLGLLVLAVVVKAHGGTLTLSFWLFLIPSLVIYTFATLWGVPKIGRWFFRRFGHDEGAEFTFVLATLFVVSYAAELIQIEPIIGAFLAGIAITQLIPQLSPLMNRIQFIGNTLFVPFFLISVGMLIDPLILVKEPRSLLVAGVMIGAEVLSKFLAAWGPGKLFGFSFNSTMVIFGLSAAQAASTLAAITVAYEIKLVDQLTVNGIIAMILVTCIASPWITERWGKKLQSELASGQKPESSAGEELLSNAASIENFTSRVLVPVANPNTEDNLLQLAMILAKSAQGTLLPLHVISDKGGPISVAAKTQQNQLLAVAETAAHAAVTAVEPIGRIDDSIDKGIVRSSEERNASLIICGWKGYSSYQENFFGSVIDNVMRRASVPVLISRFSQPIKNTTRIFLAIAQMETSSSKFQQTVGIAKIISVELKAPLQLLLVVNKNDSGLIDLESVGLEQTTPIQLVRGKFVSKVSRMLQTDDLLILTAGTNPHVFGMPALGVQPEAIARAHPEVSVIVVHFP